A window from Vulpes vulpes isolate BD-2025 chromosome 9, VulVul3, whole genome shotgun sequence encodes these proteins:
- the LOC112913277 gene encoding olfactory receptor 2Z1-like: MMESNQSVTSDFTLMVLFSHSGPHVVLFFLVTVIFTMGLLGNAILLFLIHTDSRLHTPMYFLLSQLSLLDVGFPLVTIPKMAADFLQGEGSISFGDCAAQMFFLMLLGVSEGVLLSLMSYDRYVAVCHPLHYPVLMRRQVCLLMVGTSWLSGVLVASIQTYITLHFPYCASHTVDHFFCELPALLKLSCADTSAYELSLSISGVLILLLPLSLITTSYSHVLRAVLRMQSAEARHKAFTTCSSHITVVGLFYGAAMFMYMVPGTYHSPQQDNVVSLFYSLVTPTLNPLIYSLRNREVRMALVKVIGRTGFKSKR; the protein is encoded by the coding sequence ATGATGGAATCAAATCAGTCAGTGACCTCAGACTTCACCCTCATGGTGCTCTTCAGCCACTCAGGGCCACATGTGGTTCTATTCTTCCTTGTGACTGTCATATTCACTATGGGCCTTCTGGGCAATGCCATCCTGCTCTTCCTGATCCATACAGACTCCAGGCTCCACACACCCATGTACTTCCTGCTCAGTCAACTCTCCCTATTGGATGTTGGCTTTCCCTTGGTCACCATCCCCAAGATGGCAGCtgacttcctgcagggagaggGCTCCATCTCCTTTGGAGATTGTGCAGCTCAGATGTTCTTCCTAATGCTACTGGGTGTCTCTGAGGGTGTCCTACTATCCCTTATGTCTTACGACCGCTATGTTGCTGTGTGTCACCCCCTGCATTATCCTGTGCTCATGAGGCGTCAGGTCTGTCTGCTCATGGTGGGCACCTCCTGGTTGTCAGGTGTGCTTGTGGCCTCCATCCAGACCTACATCACCCTGCACTTCCCCTACTGTGCCTCACACACTGTGGATCACTTCTTCTGTGAGTTGCCTGCTCTGTTGAAGCTCTCTTGTGCAGACACCTCTGCTTATGAGCTGTCGCTATCCATCTCAGGGGTGCTGATCCTGCTACTGCCCCTGTCACTCATCACCACCTCTTACAGCCATGTGTTGAGGGCTGTTCTCCGCATGCAGTCTGCCGAGGCCCGACACAAGGCCTTCACCACCTGCTCCTCACACATCACTGTGGTGGGGCTCTTTTATGGAGCAGCCATGTTCATGTACATGGTTCCAGGTACCTACCACAGCCCACAACAGGACAATGTGGTCTCCCTCTTCTACAGCCTTGTCACCCCCACACTGAACCCCCTCATCTATAGCCTCAGAAACCGAGAAGTTCGAATGGCTTTGGTCAAAGTCATTGGCAGAACTGGCTTTAAGTCCAAGAGATGA
- the CLEC4O gene encoding C-type lectin domain family 4 member G isoform X2, with protein MDEARHSPNPSEITALRAELPPQQGNTVLKRTQQVQEKVFQLNEKVTQGLGDAGHDRDFIRSEVFRQMKAVLAGNESSCEPCPLDWKFFQGSCYFFSLDNLTWTQANDSCVQKQAHLVIINSRTEQDFLTSTGQVTSWIGLFKEGQKGNHRWMDGSTPTYINWDSKELPDNVTAPACMMMYNYGHWRDFSCESGQFAFICERRQSC; from the exons ATGGATGAAGCCAGGCACTCCCCAAACCCCAGTGAGATTACTGCACTGAGAGCCGAACTCCCCCCACAGCAGGGGAACACTG TCTTGAAGAGGACACAACAGGTACAGGAGAAAGTATTTCAACTGAATGAAAAAG TGACACAGGGACTGGGGGATGCCGGGCACGACCGAGACTTCATTCGGAGTGAAGTGTTCCGGCAAATGAAGGCTGTACTGGCAGGCAATG AATCCTCTTGCGAGCCTTGCCCCCTGGACTGGAAGTTCTTTCAGGGCTCCTGCTACTTCTTTTCCCTGGACAACCTCACCTGGACCCAGGCTAATGATTCTTGTGTCCAGAAGCAAGCTCACTTGGTTATCATCAACAGCCGAACAGAACAG GACTTCCTGACATCCACTGGGCAGGTGACATCCTGGATAGGCCTCTTCAAAGAGGGCCAGAAAGGCAACCACAGGTGGATGGATGGCTCAACCCCCACCTACAT CAACTGGGACTCCAAGGAACTACCTGATAATGTAACTGCCCCGGCCTGCATGATGATGTACAACTATGGACACTGGAGGGACTTCTCTTGTGAATCAGGGCAATTTGCTTTCATTTGCGAAAGGAGGCAGAGCTGCTGA
- the CLEC4O gene encoding C-type lectin domain family 4 member G isoform X1: MDEARHSPNPSEITALRAELPPQQGNTGQWGQTSQDKTWKYLCFFVSLILLLTVIILSVILSEVLKRTQQVQEKVFQLNEKVTQGLGDAGHDRDFIRSEVFRQMKAVLAGNESSCEPCPLDWKFFQGSCYFFSLDNLTWTQANDSCVQKQAHLVIINSRTEQDFLTSTGQVTSWIGLFKEGQKGNHRWMDGSTPTYINWDSKELPDNVTAPACMMMYNYGHWRDFSCESGQFAFICERRQSC; the protein is encoded by the exons ATGGATGAAGCCAGGCACTCCCCAAACCCCAGTGAGATTACTGCACTGAGAGCCGAACTCCCCCCACAGCAGGGGAACACTG GGCAATGGGGACAGACATCCCAGGACAAGACCTGGAAGTATCTCTGCTTCTTCGTGTCCCTGATCCTGCTTCTCACGGTCATTATCCTCAGTGTGATTCTGTCTGAAG TCTTGAAGAGGACACAACAGGTACAGGAGAAAGTATTTCAACTGAATGAAAAAG TGACACAGGGACTGGGGGATGCCGGGCACGACCGAGACTTCATTCGGAGTGAAGTGTTCCGGCAAATGAAGGCTGTACTGGCAGGCAATG AATCCTCTTGCGAGCCTTGCCCCCTGGACTGGAAGTTCTTTCAGGGCTCCTGCTACTTCTTTTCCCTGGACAACCTCACCTGGACCCAGGCTAATGATTCTTGTGTCCAGAAGCAAGCTCACTTGGTTATCATCAACAGCCGAACAGAACAG GACTTCCTGACATCCACTGGGCAGGTGACATCCTGGATAGGCCTCTTCAAAGAGGGCCAGAAAGGCAACCACAGGTGGATGGATGGCTCAACCCCCACCTACAT CAACTGGGACTCCAAGGAACTACCTGATAATGTAACTGCCCCGGCCTGCATGATGATGTACAACTATGGACACTGGAGGGACTTCTCTTGTGAATCAGGGCAATTTGCTTTCATTTGCGAAAGGAGGCAGAGCTGCTGA
- the LOC112913278 gene encoding olfactory receptor 10H2-like, whose translation MAATLGLNHSSVSEFILVGFSTFPPHLLPAFFLLFLLMYLFTLLGNLLIMATVWSERSLHTPMYLFLCALSISEILYTLAITPRLLADLLSTRRTIAFAACASQMFFSFTFGFTHSFLLTVMGYDRYVAICHPLRYNVLMSPRGCTYLVAWSWAGGSIIGLVVATAVFHLTFCGPNEIHHFLCHVPPLLKLACGTDVPIVALGVGLVCITALLGCFLLILLSYAFIVAAILRIPSAEGRHKAFSTCASHLIVVIVHYGFASVIYLKPKGLHSQEGNTLMAITYTVLTPFLSPIIFSLRNKELKIAMKKTFLSKLYPSSI comes from the coding sequence ATGGCTGCCACCTTGGGCCTAAACCACAGCTCTGTGTCTGAATTCATCCTCGTGGGCTTCTCCACCTTCCCGCCCCAtctcctgcctgccttcttccTGCTGTTCCTGCTCATGTACCTGTTCACGCTGCTGGGGAACCTGCTCATCATGGCCACTGTCTGGAGCGAGCGCAGCCTGCACACGCCCATGTACCTCTTCCTGTGCGCCCTGTCCATCTCCGAGATCCTCTACACCTTGGCCATCACCCCGCGCCTGCTGGCAGACCTGCTCTCCACCCGCCGCACCATCGCCTTTGCAGCCTGTGCCAGCCAGATGTTCTTCTCCTTCACGTTTGGCTTCACCCACTCCTTCCTGCTCACGGTCATGGGCTacgaccgctatgtggccatctgccaccCTCTGCGCTACAATGTGCTCATGAGCCCCCGTGGCTGCACCTACCTGGTGGCCTGGTCCTGGGCTGGTGGCTCGATCATAGGGCTGGTGGTGGCCACAGCTGTTTTCCACCTCACTTTCTGTGGACCCAATGAGATCCACCATTTTTTATGTCATGTGCCCCCTCTCTTGAAGCTGGCCTGTGGAACTGATGTACCAATAGTGGCCCTGGGCGTGGGGCTGGTGTGCATCACCGCCCTGCTGGGCtgctttctcctcatcctcctctcctATGCCTTCATCGTGGCTGCCATCTTGAGGATCCCCTCTGCTGAGGGCAGGCACAAAGCCTTCTCCACCTGTGCGTCCCACCTTATAGTGGTCATTGTGCACTATGGCTTTGCCTCTGTTATCTACCTCAAGCCCAAGGGTCTGCACTCCCAGGAAGGCAACACCTTGATGGCCATCACCTATACGGTCCTCACGCCCTTCCTCAGCCCCATTATCTTCAGTCTCAGGAATAAGGAGCTGAAGATCGCCATGAAGAAGACCTTCCTCAGTAAACTCTATCCCTCCAGCATCTAA